The Novosphingobium kaempferiae genome includes a window with the following:
- a CDS encoding PilZ domain-containing protein, giving the protein MTFQESLSTSRALTHEEQRASPRFALLLRAAKLIGREGEYLCIVRDVSETGVKLRLFHPLATERRLALESAAGDRLGVEKVWEQGGEAGFRFDLPIDVQRFIAEAGPYPKRPIRIGVEQVARVTIMGETSVVRLRDLSRQGAGIETDRHLAIGQYLRIEAEDMPEFEATVCWRKHPAYGLVFRQLMSLEELAVRAFHMQPGRLR; this is encoded by the coding sequence ATGACCTTTCAGGAAAGCCTGTCGACCAGCCGGGCGTTGACGCACGAGGAGCAGCGGGCAAGCCCGCGCTTCGCGTTGCTCTTGCGCGCCGCAAAGCTGATCGGCCGTGAGGGTGAGTACCTGTGCATCGTCCGCGACGTCTCCGAAACCGGCGTGAAGCTGCGCCTTTTCCATCCGCTGGCAACCGAACGGCGGCTTGCGCTGGAAAGCGCGGCGGGCGACCGGCTGGGCGTGGAGAAAGTCTGGGAACAGGGTGGCGAGGCGGGCTTCCGCTTCGACCTGCCGATCGACGTCCAGCGTTTCATCGCCGAGGCCGGACCTTACCCCAAGCGCCCGATCCGCATCGGGGTCGAACAGGTGGCCCGCGTCACGATCATGGGCGAAACCAGCGTCGTGCGCCTGCGCGACCTCTCGCGCCAGGGCGCCGGGATCGAGACCGACCGCCACCTCGCCATCGGCCAGTACCTGCGCATCGAGGCGGAGGACATGCCCGAATTTGAAGCGACGGTATGCTGGCGCAAGCACCCGGCCTACGGCCTCGTCTTCCGCCAGCTCATGAGCCTTGAGGAACTGGCGGTCCGAGCCTTTCACATGCAGCCCGGACGCCTTCGCTGA
- a CDS encoding VOC family protein: MSIVPAARPIAFVLTTDRARAEAFYTDVLGLAEAGRDDFATTYALGGEATLRLTPVPGHVPSGHTVLGWSVPDMAATMAALRAKGVVFQIYEGFGQDADGVWHAPGGGAKVAWFNDPDGNNLSLTESA, from the coding sequence GTGTCTATCGTTCCTGCTGCCCGACCCATAGCATTCGTGCTGACGACTGATCGCGCCCGAGCAGAGGCCTTCTACACCGATGTGCTTGGACTTGCGGAGGCGGGGCGCGACGACTTCGCCACGACCTACGCGCTGGGCGGGGAGGCCACTCTCAGGCTGACGCCGGTGCCGGGCCATGTGCCGAGCGGCCATACCGTGCTGGGATGGTCCGTGCCGGACATGGCCGCGACGATGGCAGCCCTGCGGGCCAAGGGCGTCGTCTTCCAGATCTACGAAGGGTTCGGGCAGGATGCCGACGGAGTGTGGCATGCACCCGGAGGCGGCGCCAAAGTCGCGTGGTTCAACGATCCCGACGGCAACAACCTGAGCCTGACCGAATCGGCCTAG
- a CDS encoding amidohydrolase family protein codes for MKRRLILAALLAAPALTASLSALAQDFAITNATVATGDGSAPIEHGTVVVRAGKIVAAGAGVAVPAGIQTVDGTGKWVTPGLFSAITDLGLWDVEGVDDSNDTSADKSPFNAALDVVPALNPSSEHIAVSREGGVTRASVTPFNGGSIFAGQGAVIDLGEDAAIVVKPRAFQYVELGEAGAKLAGGSRVAAHTALRNALREAREVATLTAGAQRQGDVLLTRADAVALAKVVDGTQTLYVGVERAADIRNVLALKPEFPKLDLVLVGATEGWLVASEIAAAKVPVVTMPMRDLPAAFETLAATMSNVGRLKKAGVKVAIGLFEGGNQPRNAPQQAGNLVALTKIPGATGLTWGEALAAITSVPAEISGFGGKAGVLAPGAVGDVVLWDGDPLEVSSAPVDVWIDGVKQSVDSHQSRLRARYKDLDETYLPKAYDW; via the coding sequence GTGAAGCGCCGCCTGATCCTTGCCGCCCTGCTTGCGGCCCCAGCCCTGACGGCCTCCCTGTCCGCGCTCGCGCAGGACTTCGCCATCACCAATGCCACCGTCGCCACGGGTGACGGCAGCGCGCCGATCGAGCACGGCACCGTCGTCGTGCGCGCCGGCAAGATCGTTGCCGCAGGTGCAGGCGTCGCCGTGCCCGCCGGCATCCAGACCGTCGACGGCACCGGCAAGTGGGTGACGCCCGGCCTGTTCTCCGCGATCACCGACCTCGGCCTCTGGGACGTCGAAGGCGTGGACGACAGCAACGACACTTCCGCCGACAAGTCGCCCTTCAACGCCGCGCTGGATGTTGTGCCTGCGCTCAACCCCTCCAGCGAGCACATCGCCGTCAGCCGCGAGGGCGGCGTCACCCGCGCCAGCGTGACCCCGTTCAACGGCGGCTCGATCTTCGCGGGACAGGGCGCGGTGATCGATCTTGGCGAAGATGCCGCAATCGTCGTCAAGCCGCGGGCGTTCCAGTACGTCGAACTCGGAGAGGCCGGTGCGAAGCTGGCGGGCGGCAGCCGCGTCGCCGCACACACCGCGTTGCGCAATGCGCTGCGTGAGGCGCGCGAGGTTGCGACCCTGACCGCCGGGGCGCAGCGACAGGGCGATGTCCTGCTCACCCGCGCCGATGCGGTGGCGCTTGCCAAGGTCGTGGACGGGACACAGACCCTTTACGTCGGCGTGGAGCGCGCGGCGGACATCCGCAACGTGCTGGCGCTCAAGCCCGAGTTCCCCAAGCTCGACCTCGTGCTCGTCGGCGCCACGGAAGGCTGGCTCGTCGCCTCGGAGATCGCGGCGGCCAAGGTGCCGGTCGTGACCATGCCGATGCGTGACCTTCCGGCCGCGTTCGAGACGCTGGCCGCCACCATGTCCAACGTCGGGCGCCTGAAGAAGGCGGGTGTCAAGGTCGCCATCGGCCTGTTCGAAGGCGGCAACCAGCCCCGAAATGCGCCGCAACAGGCAGGCAACCTCGTGGCGCTGACCAAGATCCCGGGCGCAACCGGTCTGACCTGGGGCGAGGCGCTGGCCGCGATCACCTCCGTCCCGGCGGAGATCAGCGGCTTCGGCGGCAAGGCCGGGGTGCTGGCTCCCGGTGCCGTAGGCGACGTTGTGCTGTGGGACGGCGATCCGCTGGAGGTATCCTCCGCTCCGGTGGATGTGTGGATCGACGGCGTGAAGCAGTCCGTCGACAGCCACCAGAGCCGCCTGCGCGCACGGTACAAGGATCTCGACGAGACCTATCTGCCGAAGGCCTACGACTGGTAG
- a CDS encoding Fur family transcriptional regulator, with protein MSGNHNHHEHSGDNLVKAARHALVDAGEQWTEMRADVFSALAERERPASAYDLAESVSTLRGKRVAPNSVYRILDLFVRTNLARRVESANAYVANSHPGCQHDCIFLICDSCGQAVHIDDDKLTGALIAAAKGAGFADVRPVVELRGICADCN; from the coding sequence ATGTCCGGCAACCATAACCACCACGAACATTCCGGCGACAATCTCGTCAAGGCCGCCCGTCACGCTCTCGTCGATGCGGGCGAGCAGTGGACCGAGATGCGCGCCGATGTCTTCTCCGCCCTTGCCGAGCGGGAACGCCCCGCCTCGGCCTACGACCTTGCCGAAAGCGTCTCGACGCTGCGCGGCAAGCGCGTCGCCCCCAACAGCGTCTATCGCATCCTCGACCTGTTCGTGCGCACCAACCTTGCGCGCCGGGTGGAGAGCGCCAACGCCTACGTCGCCAACAGCCACCCCGGCTGCCAGCACGACTGCATCTTCCTGATCTGCGACAGTTGCGGGCAGGCGGTCCACATCGACGACGACAAGCTGACCGGCGCCCTCATCGCCGCCGCCAAGGGCGCGGGCTTCGCCGACGTTCGCCCGGTGGTGGAACTGCGCGGCATCTGCGCGGACTGCAACTAG
- the dxs gene encoding 1-deoxy-D-xylulose-5-phosphate synthase: MNANPATPLLDTVSTPDDLRKLKPAQLRQLADELRAEMISAVGQTGGHLGSGLGVVELTVAIHYVFDTPVDRLIWDVGHQAYPHKILTGRRDRIRTLRQGGGLSGFTKRTESEYDPFGTAHSSTSISAALGFAIGSKIKQEPGRGIAVIGDGAMSAGMAYEAMNNAREAGNRLIVILNDNDMSIAPPVGGLSAYLARLVSSGQFLGLRELARKFARRLPRPLHVAAKKTDEFARGMAMGGTLFEELGFYYVGPIDGHDLDALVPVLENVRDAGEGPILVHVVTQKGKGYAPAENAADKYHGVQKFDVITGEQAKAPAGPPSYTGVFAKALVAEAQADPTICAITAAMPSGTGLDKFAQLFPDRSFDVGIAEQHAVTFAAGLAAQGMRPFCAIYSTFLQRAFDQVVHDVAIQNLPVRFAIDRAGLVGADGATHAGSFDVTYLATLPNMVVMAAADEAELVHMVHTAALYDAGPIAFRYPRGNGVGVELPAVPEALEIGKGRIVREGSKVALLSLGTRLGEALKAADQLEAKGLSTTVADLRFAKPLDTDLIRRLMLSHEVIVTVEEGSVGGLGAHVLTMASDEGLTDAGLKIRTMRLPDVFQDHDKPDTQYDEAGLNAPQIVDTVLKALRHNSAGVNEARA; this comes from the coding sequence ATGAACGCCAATCCGGCCACGCCCCTGCTCGACACGGTTTCGACTCCCGACGACCTGCGCAAGCTCAAGCCTGCCCAGCTCCGCCAGCTTGCAGACGAACTGCGCGCCGAGATGATATCGGCGGTGGGCCAGACCGGCGGCCACCTCGGCTCCGGCCTCGGCGTGGTCGAACTGACCGTCGCCATTCACTACGTCTTCGACACCCCGGTGGACCGCCTGATCTGGGACGTCGGCCATCAGGCCTATCCGCACAAGATCCTGACCGGTCGCCGCGACCGCATCCGCACGCTGCGCCAGGGCGGCGGCCTGTCCGGCTTCACCAAGCGGACGGAGAGCGAGTACGATCCGTTCGGCACCGCGCATAGCTCCACCTCGATCTCGGCGGCGCTGGGCTTCGCCATCGGCAGCAAGATCAAGCAGGAGCCGGGCCGTGGCATCGCCGTGATCGGCGACGGCGCGATGAGCGCGGGCATGGCCTACGAGGCGATGAACAACGCGCGCGAGGCCGGGAACCGCCTCATCGTCATCCTCAACGACAACGACATGTCGATCGCGCCGCCGGTGGGTGGCCTGTCGGCCTATCTCGCCCGGTTGGTGTCCTCGGGCCAGTTCCTCGGCCTGCGCGAGCTGGCGCGCAAGTTCGCCCGCCGCCTGCCCCGCCCGCTCCACGTCGCCGCCAAGAAGACCGACGAGTTCGCGCGCGGCATGGCCATGGGCGGCACCCTGTTCGAGGAACTGGGCTTCTACTACGTCGGCCCGATCGACGGGCATGACCTCGACGCGCTGGTCCCGGTGCTGGAAAACGTGCGCGACGCGGGCGAAGGCCCGATCCTCGTCCATGTCGTGACGCAGAAGGGCAAGGGCTACGCCCCGGCCGAGAACGCGGCGGACAAGTACCACGGCGTCCAGAAGTTCGACGTCATCACCGGCGAACAAGCCAAGGCTCCCGCCGGTCCGCCCAGCTACACCGGCGTCTTCGCCAAGGCCCTCGTCGCCGAGGCGCAGGCGGACCCGACGATCTGCGCCATCACCGCCGCCATGCCCTCGGGCACCGGGCTCGACAAGTTCGCGCAGCTGTTCCCGGACCGCAGCTTCGACGTCGGCATCGCCGAACAGCACGCCGTCACCTTCGCGGCCGGTCTGGCAGCGCAGGGCATGCGCCCGTTCTGCGCGATCTATTCCACCTTCCTCCAGCGTGCGTTTGATCAAGTAGTCCACGACGTAGCGATCCAGAACCTCCCGGTACGCTTCGCAATAGACCGCGCGGGCCTGGTCGGCGCGGACGGCGCGACGCATGCCGGTTCGTTCGACGTGACCTATCTCGCTACCCTTCCAAACATGGTGGTCATGGCGGCAGCGGACGAGGCGGAACTGGTCCACATGGTCCACACCGCCGCGCTCTATGATGCGGGCCCGATCGCCTTCCGCTACCCGCGCGGCAACGGCGTGGGCGTGGAACTGCCCGCAGTCCCCGAGGCATTGGAGATCGGCAAGGGCCGTATCGTCCGCGAGGGTTCCAAGGTCGCACTGCTCTCGCTCGGCACCCGCCTCGGCGAAGCGCTCAAGGCGGCGGATCAGCTCGAAGCCAAGGGCCTGTCGACCACGGTCGCCGACCTGCGCTTCGCCAAGCCGCTCGACACCGACCTCATCCGCCGCCTGATGCTGAGCCACGAAGTCATCGTGACGGTGGAGGAAGGCTCGGTCGGCGGCCTCGGCGCGCATGTGCTGACGATGGCGAGCGACGAGGGCCTGACCGACGCGGGCCTCAAGATCCGCACCATGCGCCTGCCCGACGTGTTCCAGGACCACGACAAGCCCGATACGCAGTACGACGAGGCCGGTCTCAACGCCCCGCAGATCGTCGACACCGTGCTCAAGGCACTGCGCCACAACAGCGCGGGCGTGAACGAGGCGCGGGCTTAA
- the purH gene encoding bifunctional phosphoribosylaminoimidazolecarboxamide formyltransferase/IMP cyclohydrolase, producing MTDSVQIRRALLSVSDKTGLAELGKVLSDRGVELVSTGGTAKALRDAGLTVKDISEITGFPEMMDGRVKTLHPMVHGGLLAVRDNPEHAAAMAEHAIGAIDLVVVNLYPFEATVAKGASRDEIIENIDIGGPSMVRSAAKNHAYVTIVTDPGDYEGLMVELEATDGCTTLGFRKLMAARAYAQTAAYDSMISQWFAFADQGLEFPEMLSVNGRLSTTLRYGENPHQKAALYTPVGPFTKGLAQAEQVQGKELSYNNFNDADAAFELAAEFRGQKPAVVIVKHANPCGVAQGDSLLDAWNGALACDDVSAFGGIVAVNQTLDGPTAEAICKIFTEVVVAPDADEEAREFFAKKKNLRLLLTGELPDPRRPGLSVRQITGGLLVQGRDNGAIAFDDLKVVTKRAPTDRELADCLFAWTVARHVKSNAIVYAKDGVTAGIGAGQMNRRDSSRIAAMKAAEAAEKFGWDAARTVGSAVASDAFFPFADGLLAAAEAGATAVIQPGGSIRDDEVIAAADEAGLAMVFTGMRHFKH from the coding sequence ATGACCGATTCCGTCCAGATCCGCCGCGCCTTGCTTTCGGTATCCGACAAGACGGGGCTCGCCGAACTCGGCAAGGTGCTGAGCGATCGCGGCGTCGAGCTGGTCTCGACCGGCGGCACCGCCAAGGCGCTGCGCGATGCGGGCCTGACGGTGAAGGACATCTCCGAGATCACCGGCTTCCCGGAGATGATGGACGGCCGCGTCAAGACGCTGCACCCGATGGTGCATGGCGGCCTGCTGGCGGTGCGCGACAATCCCGAACATGCCGCCGCGATGGCCGAGCACGCCATCGGCGCGATCGATCTCGTCGTCGTCAACCTCTACCCCTTCGAAGCGACTGTTGCGAAGGGTGCGAGCCGCGACGAGATCATCGAGAACATCGACATCGGCGGCCCCTCGATGGTCCGCTCGGCGGCCAAGAACCACGCCTACGTCACCATCGTCACCGACCCCGGCGACTATGAGGGGCTGATGGTCGAACTGGAAGCGACCGACGGTTGCACCACGCTGGGCTTCCGCAAGCTGATGGCCGCGCGCGCCTATGCGCAGACCGCCGCCTACGATTCGATGATCTCGCAGTGGTTCGCCTTCGCCGATCAGGGCCTTGAGTTCCCCGAGATGCTGAGCGTCAATGGCCGCCTGTCGACGACCCTGCGCTATGGCGAGAACCCGCACCAGAAGGCCGCGCTCTACACGCCGGTCGGTCCCTTCACCAAGGGTCTGGCGCAGGCCGAGCAGGTGCAGGGCAAGGAACTGTCCTACAACAACTTCAACGACGCCGACGCCGCCTTCGAACTCGCCGCCGAGTTCCGCGGCCAGAAGCCTGCCGTCGTCATCGTCAAGCACGCCAATCCCTGCGGCGTGGCACAGGGCGACTCGCTGCTCGACGCCTGGAACGGCGCGCTGGCGTGTGACGACGTCTCGGCCTTCGGCGGCATCGTCGCGGTCAACCAGACGCTCGACGGCCCGACCGCCGAGGCGATCTGCAAGATCTTCACCGAAGTCGTCGTCGCGCCCGACGCAGACGAGGAAGCGCGCGAATTCTTCGCGAAGAAGAAGAACCTGCGCCTGCTGCTGACCGGCGAACTGCCCGATCCGCGCCGTCCCGGCCTCTCGGTCCGCCAGATCACCGGCGGCCTGCTGGTGCAGGGCCGCGACAACGGCGCCATCGCCTTCGACGACCTCAAGGTCGTGACGAAGCGCGCGCCGACCGATCGCGAACTGGCCGACTGCCTCTTCGCCTGGACCGTGGCCCGCCACGTCAAGTCGAACGCGATCGTCTACGCAAAGGACGGCGTGACGGCAGGCATCGGCGCCGGGCAGATGAACCGCCGCGACTCCTCGCGCATCGCGGCGATGAAGGCGGCGGAAGCTGCCGAGAAGTTCGGCTGGGACGCCGCGCGCACCGTCGGCTCGGCAGTGGCGTCGGACGCCTTCTTCCCCTTCGCCGATGGCCTGCTGGCCGCTGCCGAAGCGGGCGCGACGGCAGTCATCCAGCCGGGCGGCTCGATCCGCGACGACGAAGTGATCGCCGCTGCCGACGAAGCCGGCCTCGCCATGGTCTTCACCGGCATGCGCCACTTCAAGCACTAA
- a CDS encoding integration host factor subunit beta, with amino-acid sequence MIRSELLQVLGKDNPELRAEDVERAVDTFFEEISQRLADGGRVELRGFGAFSTRHRDGRKGRNPRTGESVEVPEKRVPYFKPGKEMRARLNVAD; translated from the coding sequence ATGATAAGGTCCGAACTGCTGCAGGTTCTCGGCAAGGACAATCCGGAACTGCGCGCCGAGGACGTCGAGCGCGCGGTGGATACCTTCTTCGAGGAGATCAGCCAGCGCCTTGCCGACGGCGGCCGCGTGGAACTGCGCGGCTTCGGCGCGTTCTCGACCCGCCACCGCGATGGCCGCAAGGGCCGCAACCCGCGCACCGGCGAAAGCGTGGAAGTGCCCGAGAAGCGCGTTCCCTACTTCAAGCCGGGCAAGGAAATGCGCGCCCGCCTCAACGTGGCGGACTGA
- a CDS encoding peptide MFS transporter, producing MKDIALWNEGDWIAAIGAVFLFAVLAVGGIIATRKSEEFVGHPRGLFVLFYAEMWERFSYYGMRALLILYLTKFWLFSDGPSNLIYGAYTSLVYITPVLGGYLADRWLGQRKAVLFGGIVLALGHLFMAYEGLQGVTDPAVKQADPAINVFWLALALIIVGSGFLKANISVIVGQLYKMTDTRRDAAYTIFYMGVNTGAALGTILVGYLGETIGWSYGFGLAGIGMVLGLIIFVVGRPALKGRGEPPKPLAKNNELMLYGIGAASVAVIWFLIQYVSVIQSLLVVSGIAMLLYTLYEAFKLPKEARERIFAILFLIALNPIFWGLFEQAGGSLSLYTDKFVDRGGVPTSLFQSINPIYIVLFGPIFAGLWAYLGKKGLEPSAPAKFALALAQVGLGFLVFVWGAGTGDPAVMTSVVFVFLIYMLHTTGELCLSPVGLSAMTRLSPLHLGSFIMGAWFYMTAVGNFVAGKIGEATGGESGTMDKALTLSIYSKIGWITIGVAVVVLLLSPIVRRWMHLDTLGDRAGDADLAGSAEFGLEAQEAGFHPAMKKD from the coding sequence ATGAAAGACATCGCACTTTGGAACGAAGGGGACTGGATCGCCGCGATCGGCGCCGTATTCCTCTTCGCCGTGCTCGCCGTGGGCGGCATCATCGCCACGCGCAAGAGCGAGGAATTCGTCGGCCATCCGCGCGGCCTCTTCGTGCTTTTCTATGCCGAGATGTGGGAGCGTTTCTCCTACTACGGCATGCGCGCGCTGCTGATCCTCTACCTCACCAAGTTCTGGCTGTTCTCGGACGGCCCGTCGAACCTGATCTACGGGGCCTATACCAGCCTCGTCTACATCACCCCGGTGCTGGGCGGCTATCTGGCCGACCGCTGGCTGGGGCAGCGCAAGGCCGTGCTGTTCGGCGGCATCGTCCTCGCCCTCGGCCACCTGTTCATGGCCTACGAGGGCCTGCAGGGCGTCACCGATCCGGCGGTCAAGCAGGCTGACCCCGCCATCAACGTGTTCTGGCTGGCGCTGGCGCTCATCATCGTCGGCTCGGGCTTCCTGAAGGCCAACATTTCGGTGATCGTCGGCCAGCTCTACAAGATGACCGACACCCGGCGCGACGCGGCCTACACGATCTTCTACATGGGCGTGAACACCGGCGCGGCGCTCGGCACGATCCTCGTCGGCTATCTGGGCGAGACGATCGGCTGGTCCTACGGCTTCGGCCTCGCGGGCATCGGCATGGTGCTGGGCCTTATCATCTTCGTGGTCGGCAGGCCCGCGCTCAAGGGCCGGGGTGAGCCGCCCAAGCCGCTGGCGAAGAACAACGAACTGATGCTCTACGGCATCGGTGCGGCGTCGGTCGCGGTGATCTGGTTCCTGATCCAGTACGTCAGCGTCATCCAGTCGCTGCTGGTGGTCTCGGGCATCGCGATGCTGCTCTATACGCTCTACGAGGCATTCAAGCTGCCCAAGGAAGCGCGTGAGCGCATCTTCGCGATCCTGTTCCTGATCGCGCTCAATCCGATCTTCTGGGGCCTGTTCGAGCAGGCGGGCGGATCGCTCAGCCTCTACACCGACAAGTTCGTGGATCGCGGCGGCGTGCCGACGAGCCTCTTCCAGTCGATCAACCCGATCTACATCGTGCTGTTCGGCCCGATCTTTGCGGGCCTGTGGGCCTATCTCGGCAAGAAGGGGCTGGAGCCTTCCGCACCGGCCAAGTTCGCGCTGGCGCTGGCGCAGGTCGGCCTCGGCTTCCTCGTCTTCGTGTGGGGCGCGGGCACCGGCGATCCGGCGGTGATGACTTCGGTCGTCTTCGTGTTCCTCATCTACATGCTGCACACCACGGGCGAGCTGTGCCTGTCGCCGGTCGGCCTTTCGGCCATGACCCGCCTGTCGCCGCTGCACCTCGGCAGCTTCATCATGGGCGCGTGGTTCTACATGACCGCGGTCGGCAACTTCGTCGCGGGCAAGATCGGCGAGGCGACGGGCGGCGAAAGCGGCACCATGGACAAGGCGCTGACCCTGTCGATCTACTCGAAGATCGGCTGGATCACGATCGGCGTCGCGGTGGTCGTGCTGCTCCTCTCGCCCATTGTGCGGCGCTGGATGCACCTCGACACGCTGGGTGATCGGGCGGGCGACGCCGACCTCGCCGGCAGCGCCGAGTTCGGGCTGGAGGCGCAGGAAGCGGGCTTCCACCCGGCCATGAAGAAAGACTGA
- a CDS encoding amidohydrolase — protein MTVSPWKRRLARSLTCALALGVALSTQAADAKKKGKDEKAGEAPYASTYKPYPGRPTALVGATVYDGRGGRIDNGTVLFENGKVVAVGGADLTVPAGYDRVDGKGKFVTPGVIDIHSHLGVYPSPSVDALSDGNEMTSPTTPDVWAEHSVWPQDPGFSRALVNGGVTTLQILPGSGNLMGGRAVTLKNVPSRTVQGMKYPGAPYSLKMACGENPKRVYGGKGQKPMTRMGNFSVNRQAWIDAKQYMDGDHAERDLGKDTLEGVLKGEILVQNHCYRADEMAQVLDMAKEMGYKVTAFHHAVEAYKIGDILKANDVCAAIWADWYGFKMEAYDGIPENAALLAKQGACVVIHSDDENGIQRLNQAAARAQAAGRRIGVDVPDAQVVGWFTYNAAKAMGIGEKTGSLETGKMADVVLWNGNPLSIYSRPEKVWSDGALLYDADDPKRKPVSDFELGQPGEGDVK, from the coding sequence ATGACGGTATCGCCTTGGAAACGGCGACTGGCCCGCAGCCTGACGTGTGCGCTGGCGCTCGGCGTCGCGCTGTCGACGCAGGCGGCCGACGCGAAGAAGAAGGGCAAGGACGAGAAGGCGGGCGAAGCGCCTTACGCCTCCACCTACAAGCCCTATCCCGGCCGCCCCACGGCGCTGGTCGGCGCGACGGTCTATGACGGTCGCGGCGGGCGGATCGACAACGGCACGGTGCTGTTCGAGAACGGCAAGGTCGTCGCCGTGGGCGGTGCGGACCTGACGGTGCCCGCAGGCTATGATCGTGTGGACGGCAAGGGCAAGTTCGTCACCCCCGGGGTGATCGATATCCACTCGCACCTCGGCGTCTATCCCAGCCCTTCGGTCGATGCGCTGTCGGACGGCAACGAGATGACCTCCCCCACCACGCCGGACGTCTGGGCCGAGCATTCTGTCTGGCCGCAGGATCCCGGCTTCAGCCGCGCGCTCGTCAACGGCGGCGTCACCACGCTGCAGATCCTGCCGGGCTCCGGCAACCTCATGGGCGGGCGCGCGGTGACACTCAAGAACGTGCCCAGCCGCACGGTGCAGGGCATGAAGTATCCCGGCGCGCCCTACTCGCTCAAGATGGCCTGCGGTGAGAATCCCAAGCGGGTCTACGGCGGCAAGGGGCAGAAGCCGATGACCCGCATGGGCAACTTCTCGGTCAACCGCCAGGCTTGGATCGACGCCAAGCAGTACATGGACGGCGACCATGCCGAGCGCGATCTCGGCAAGGATACGCTGGAAGGCGTGCTGAAGGGCGAGATCCTCGTCCAGAACCACTGCTACCGCGCGGACGAGATGGCGCAGGTTCTCGATATGGCGAAGGAGATGGGCTACAAGGTCACGGCCTTCCACCATGCCGTCGAAGCCTACAAGATCGGCGACATCCTCAAGGCCAACGATGTCTGCGCTGCGATCTGGGCGGACTGGTACGGCTTCAAGATGGAAGCCTACGACGGCATCCCTGAAAACGCCGCGCTGCTCGCCAAGCAGGGCGCCTGCGTGGTGATCCACTCCGATGATGAGAACGGCATTCAGCGGCTCAACCAGGCGGCCGCCCGCGCGCAGGCCGCAGGGCGCCGCATCGGCGTGGACGTGCCGGACGCGCAGGTCGTCGGCTGGTTCACCTACAATGCCGCCAAGGCCATGGGCATCGGCGAGAAGACCGGCAGCCTCGAAACCGGCAAGATGGCCGACGTGGTGCTGTGGAACGGCAACCCGCTGTCGATCTATTCGCGGCCCGAGAAGGTCTGGTCCGACGGTGCGCTACTCTATGATGCCGACGATCCGAAGCGAAAGCCGGTCAGCGATTTCGAACTCGGCCAGCCCGGTGAAGGAGACGTGAAGTGA